TCTCAtaataagaagaaaaacatttacttaattagttttttttattaaaaaaaaaaaaaaaaggccctaAACCGCAATAATATTGTATAGAGAAAGTGCCTTTTGATCATGTGGCGGAACCTTTACCATCTACATGATGATGATGCTGCACATACAGATAGACATGCACATATATGCTTCTATTGTTCTATATAGCAGCCAGAATTGAGGAAATTAATTAGCAACGTGTCTGTGTTTGACAGGATCAAGGTAGTCTCTTCTTTTATAGAGATGGTTGATAGCACGGGCGGCAATAATTCAGATAGGGAAGGGTTTAAGTACCATTTTGCTGGTACTGCCAGTGGTGCCTTGGGTACTGATCAAGATGCGGCCATGAAAGAGCAAGATCGGTTGCTTCCCATAGCTAATGTTGGGCGGATCATGAAGCAGATTCTTCCTCCTAACGCTAAAATCTCCAAAGAAGCCAAAGAAACCATGCAAGAGTGTGTTTCCGAGTTCATAAGCTTTGTTACAGGAGAAGCTTCGGACAAGTGTCATAAGGAGAAACGCAAGACTGTGAATGGGGACGATATTTGTTGGGCTATGGCAACTCTAGGATTTGATGACTATGCCGAGCCTTTGAAAAGGTATTTGCAAAGGTATAGGGAGTTGGAAGGGGAGAGAGCTCAACAAAGTAAGCCAAGCAGCAATGAAGatcaaaagaacaaaacaacaAACTATGGGGCAGCCGAAACAACAAGGAAACCTACTGTTCCGCCCACTCCCTTGAAGTTCAATGTGATTGATAGGAATAGTAGCCCTCTGTCCAGGCGATTTTGAAAACTATGAAGCACGGTAATGATATCTAGtcttatatttaacattttgaAGCTGATGATGTTCATGTGCAGACAGACATGTTCCTACAGTAGGTGGGTAGGAGTGGGGGTTGGGAGATGGTTGGTTTTGCTACCTTGTTTGGGCACTAAATTatgaattttgtgtttgatcaTCGTTTTAGCTGAAGGATATTGTAAAATAAAGCTAATCTTTGTATCTTTTTCTTGAATTATAAGGTTTATTGCAGGAAATTACaacaaaatattatcaaaattagTACTGATTTTACTTGGTATTATTGAATTGTGAATTAGTactggtaataatatatatatatatatatatatatgcatatatggtCAATACTAGTTTAGGGTTTTCTTATAGagtactagctagctagaattTATGAGAATTTTCCGATATGACTTTTCCCCTGGCCAGTCTAGCTTCAAATCAAAGCTTTCCCACGAATGGATTAGTAATTAACGCGCTATGAACTTTGTTCATGATCTCATGGGCACTAAATTTAGATCCATCCGATTAATATAAGTAGacaaatttgaatttgattaaTTAAGATACCTTGGATGTGATTGGTGAAGGCAAGATTATAGTACTATTGGCCTTTTTGTTTGTGATATCATCATCAGTGATGCTCGTTTCAAATTTGAGGTTTACGTATGGGCGCATCTTCTTAATTTGTTGCATCCTTCCGAAATGGATCTAAACATGCATGATTTCGATATTATGAGCCATATtgattcgtttttttttttttttttttttttttgtcctccTATTTTTTGGGTGATGATCATTGTCATGGTATACTGACGATCGATACTTTTTAATATGAATGGCCTAATTAAGCTATATACCATAAATTTTGAGCAGTACTGCTTGGTCTGATAAAGTTAACTTGTTGATCAATTTATGAGCTGCAAGTCCTCAGATGTAAACTATAATTACTAAGGAAGTGCCCTAATATAAACACTTCTGTTATTATTACTTCTGTTGGCATATATAAGGGACTCAACATCTATCCAATTTATATGGTACGTACTGTGTAGTCGTGCAATATCATGTAATCCTAATTCCAGGTTTAGCCCGGCTGAAGGACATGCTTGCCCAAATCTAGGGTTTTCTTGGAACAACACAAATCCAAGGGACCACAGTCCACAGTTTTAGTCGCTTTACCTTCTATGGTTTGTCGTTAATAAAACCCCATCCTGTCTTGGCCGTGCTGACATTTTGTATAGTCAAATGTGCTTGGATCATATTCCCACAGGTTAGGATGTCGAAAAAATTAAGGTCTTTTGGAAGTTTTGTGCAGAGATTCTTGCTATATATGTGGGGCTAAAATTAGCTAGCTAGAGAGAGATGAGCAGAAGCTTAATTGGGAAAAAACAAATGAGGATTTCTAGGGTTTCTGACATATCAGCCAGCTCTACATTATACAACAGTAGTACTCATGTCTTGTTGTTTTCTTCAAAATGATCATAAAAGAGGACAGAATTGATAG
This genomic window from Carya illinoinensis cultivar Pawnee chromosome 7, C.illinoinensisPawnee_v1, whole genome shotgun sequence contains:
- the LOC122317175 gene encoding nuclear transcription factor Y subunit B-4-like, with translation MVDSTGGNNSDREGFKYHFAGTASGALGTDQDAAMKEQDRLLPIANVGRIMKQILPPNAKISKEAKETMQECVSEFISFVTGEASDKCHKEKRKTVNGDDICWAMATLGFDDYAEPLKRYLQRYRELEGERAQQSKPSSNEDQKNKTTNYGAAETTRKPTVPPTPLKFNVIDRNSSPLSRRF